A section of the Cryobacterium soli genome encodes:
- a CDS encoding Rv3654c family TadE-like protein, protein MTAPAWMAGERGSGSVLAVAVVGAVAAVTLLLLPILGLLTIGQSVRAAADASALAGADTAAGLVPGVPCELAQRAADLNSARLVACTVDGLVVTVTVTRDAGGFVLTSRARAGPPGPPDQPD, encoded by the coding sequence ATGACGGCGCCTGCGTGGATGGCGGGGGAGCGCGGCTCGGGGTCGGTGCTCGCGGTGGCCGTGGTGGGAGCGGTCGCCGCGGTGACGCTGCTTCTTCTGCCGATTCTCGGCCTGCTCACGATCGGCCAATCGGTACGGGCCGCTGCGGACGCATCCGCGCTCGCCGGGGCGGACACGGCTGCCGGGCTGGTGCCCGGGGTGCCCTGCGAGCTGGCGCAGCGGGCGGCCGACCTCAATTCGGCGCGACTGGTGGCCTGCACGGTCGACGGCCTGGTGGTCACCGTGACGGTGACCAGGGATGCCGGCGGGTTCGTGCTGACGTCCCGGGCACGAGCCGGGCCACCCGGGCCGCCCGACCAGCCCGACTAG
- a CDS encoding ABC transporter substrate-binding protein — protein MQHVFARPKARRVSALIAVAVATVLTMTGCATSAADTAPAQAAADGVVIEHAHGSTTITDKPQRIVALGWMTPDIVAALGVNPVGVEEVWGAGDSGYQPWFEDFVTAEYGETPEIIPFTDEGPNYEAIKALKPDLILSLYSGVTDIEYERLSEIAATVPYIEGPWNPGTWEEMTRTVGTAMWEDAKAEELIGDTEELISTLADEHPEFDGKTFVWGLTLNEGGTDLGVYLEYDPRVRITEALGFTSTSAMGGFLSSAEGDNWYTGVSLEKLYDVQADLFVAWGGSADEATYTVENKVVSRWEPIAANSYAIYADAAAASAISAPTVLSLKYILPTYVDDLAAALQGTPTISGT, from the coding sequence ATGCAGCACGTCTTTGCGCGCCCGAAGGCACGCCGGGTTTCAGCGCTCATAGCGGTGGCCGTCGCCACCGTCCTCACCATGACCGGATGCGCCACATCCGCAGCGGACACCGCACCCGCGCAGGCCGCTGCAGACGGCGTGGTGATCGAACACGCGCACGGCTCCACCACGATCACCGACAAGCCCCAGCGCATCGTCGCCCTCGGCTGGATGACCCCCGATATCGTGGCCGCCCTCGGCGTGAATCCGGTGGGCGTCGAGGAAGTGTGGGGCGCCGGCGACAGCGGCTACCAGCCCTGGTTCGAGGACTTCGTCACCGCCGAGTACGGCGAGACACCGGAGATCATCCCGTTCACGGACGAAGGACCGAACTACGAAGCAATCAAGGCGCTCAAGCCCGACCTCATCCTCAGCCTCTACTCGGGCGTCACAGACATCGAATACGAGCGTCTGAGCGAGATCGCCGCGACCGTTCCCTACATCGAGGGGCCGTGGAATCCCGGCACATGGGAGGAGATGACCCGCACTGTGGGCACGGCCATGTGGGAAGACGCCAAGGCAGAGGAGCTGATCGGCGATACCGAGGAGTTGATCTCCACACTCGCCGATGAGCACCCCGAATTCGACGGCAAGACCTTCGTCTGGGGCCTGACCCTGAACGAGGGCGGAACCGACCTCGGGGTCTACCTCGAATACGACCCCCGGGTACGCATCACCGAGGCACTCGGATTCACCTCCACCTCGGCCATGGGCGGTTTCCTCAGCTCCGCCGAGGGCGACAACTGGTACACCGGCGTGAGCCTGGAGAAGCTCTACGACGTGCAAGCAGATCTTTTCGTGGCCTGGGGCGGCAGCGCGGACGAGGCCACCTACACGGTGGAGAACAAGGTGGTCTCCCGTTGGGAGCCGATCGCAGCGAATTCCTATGCGATCTACGCCGACGCCGCAGCGGCATCCGCTATCAGCGCGCCGACGGTGCTCTCGCTGAAGTACATCCTGCCCACCTACGTCGACGACCTGGCAGCGGCGCTGCAGGGCACGCCGACCATCTCCGGCACGTGA
- a CDS encoding DNA polymerase III subunit delta' has protein sequence MAVWDDLTGQADAIAIFRAAAERPGAVATLERPDADTDAAANPNAAGTGAASRAGTHGRADASAAGASSVSTSASMTHAWLITGPPGSGRSNLAFAFATALLSDGTPQGDTSTGRLVDARTHPDLTVLSTEGVIIKMESVKEAVARSQYSPSVGRYRVVVVEDADRMVERTSNVLLKALEEPPERTVWILCAPSEADLLPTIRSRVRTVRLRVPSIADVATLLIRRTRVDPTIAERAAREAQSHIGMALRLATNAEARARREETLRAALGLTGVSSAVNAAARLLAIAGDDAKAITLERDATEREGVLRSLGVEPGQSVPPALRGQIKALEDDQKRRATRSLRDGIDRILVDLTSLYRDVMMVQLGRDSTLINLELLPELRRAANACAPAATVATMDAIALARQRIEANVAPALALEAMLVSMIRR, from the coding sequence ATGGCAGTGTGGGACGACCTGACGGGTCAAGCAGACGCGATCGCCATCTTCCGCGCGGCAGCAGAACGCCCGGGAGCGGTCGCCACTCTGGAGCGCCCCGACGCTGACACGGATGCAGCCGCCAACCCGAACGCCGCCGGTACAGGCGCAGCATCGCGCGCCGGCACGCACGGTCGCGCAGACGCTTCGGCAGCCGGTGCCTCTTCGGTCAGCACTTCCGCCTCGATGACCCACGCCTGGCTGATCACCGGGCCGCCCGGCTCTGGGCGCTCCAACCTGGCGTTCGCGTTCGCCACGGCGCTACTGAGTGACGGCACGCCGCAGGGCGACACCTCCACCGGCCGCTTGGTCGACGCGCGCACCCACCCCGACCTCACCGTGCTCAGCACCGAGGGCGTCATCATCAAGATGGAGTCCGTGAAAGAGGCCGTGGCCCGGTCGCAGTACTCCCCGTCGGTGGGCCGGTACCGGGTCGTCGTCGTCGAAGACGCCGACCGCATGGTCGAGCGCACCTCCAACGTGCTGCTCAAAGCGCTCGAGGAGCCGCCGGAGCGCACCGTGTGGATCCTCTGCGCTCCCAGCGAGGCCGACCTGCTGCCCACTATCCGCTCCCGGGTACGCACCGTGCGCCTCCGGGTACCGAGCATCGCCGACGTGGCGACCCTGCTCATCCGTCGCACCCGCGTGGACCCGACGATCGCCGAACGGGCGGCGCGAGAGGCGCAGAGTCACATCGGCATGGCGCTGCGTCTGGCGACCAACGCCGAGGCCCGGGCCCGCCGCGAGGAGACCCTGCGCGCGGCCCTCGGTCTCACCGGGGTGTCCAGCGCGGTGAACGCCGCCGCCCGGCTGCTGGCCATCGCCGGCGACGACGCCAAGGCGATCACCCTCGAGCGCGACGCCACCGAACGTGAGGGTGTGCTGCGCTCGCTCGGTGTGGAGCCGGGCCAGTCCGTGCCGCCCGCGCTGCGCGGCCAGATCAAGGCCCTCGAAGACGACCAGAAACGCCGCGCCACCCGTAGCCTGCGGGACGGCATCGACCGGATCCTGGTGGACCTCACCTCGCTCTACCGGGACGTGATGATGGTGCAGCTGGGCCGGGACAGCACCCTGATCAACCTCGAGCTGCTGCCCGAACTCCGCCGCGCCGCAAACGCCTGCGCGCCGGCCGCGACGGTGGCAACGATGGATGCCATCGCCCTGGCCCGGCAACGCATCGAAGCGAACGTGGCCCCGGCACTGGCGCTCGAGGCCATGCTGGTCTCGATGATCCGCCGCTGA
- the tmk gene encoding dTMP kinase yields the protein MTPGLFITLEGGDGSGKSTQAQLLTEWLQAQGRTVVRTREPGGTEVGVEIREIVLHHRGEVSPRAEALLYAADRAQHISTLVRPALARGEIVIQDRYLDSSVAYQGAGRVLGGTEVRDLSLWAVEGLLPHLTLLLDLDETAARSRLDADNKVFDRLEAEKGEFHARVRAAFLDLAAAEPDRFLVLDAAAPIEDIAERIRARVATLL from the coding sequence GTGACGCCCGGCCTGTTCATCACCCTCGAGGGTGGCGACGGGTCGGGCAAGAGCACCCAGGCGCAACTGCTCACCGAGTGGCTCCAGGCGCAGGGACGCACGGTCGTGCGCACCCGCGAGCCCGGGGGTACCGAGGTGGGCGTGGAGATCCGGGAGATCGTGCTGCACCATCGCGGCGAGGTCTCCCCACGCGCCGAGGCGCTGCTCTACGCCGCCGACCGGGCCCAGCACATCAGCACGCTGGTGCGTCCGGCGCTCGCCCGCGGCGAGATCGTCATCCAGGACCGCTACCTCGACTCGTCCGTGGCCTACCAGGGTGCCGGCCGGGTGCTCGGCGGCACCGAGGTGCGCGACCTCTCGCTCTGGGCTGTCGAGGGTCTGCTGCCGCACCTGACCCTGCTGCTCGATCTCGACGAGACCGCCGCCCGCAGCCGGCTCGACGCCGACAACAAGGTCTTCGACCGGCTCGAGGCCGAGAAGGGCGAGTTCCACGCCCGGGTGCGAGCGGCCTTCCTCGACTTGGCCGCCGCTGAGCCCGACCGCTTCCTGGTGCTGGATGCCGCGGCGCCGATCGAGGATATCGCGGAACGCATCCGCGCCCGCGTCGCCACCCTGCTCTAG
- a CDS encoding DUF4244 domain-containing protein, with protein sequence MTALISPSVPPSERAPGGAGSPGRESAAARAGQPARHHPGAGSGVRNGLVRTRTIRSNTQRALARLREDRGAATAEYIVATMAAVGFAGLLIVILRGDEVRGILTELVRSALTVG encoded by the coding sequence ATGACCGCGCTCATCAGCCCATCCGTCCCTCCGTCCGAGCGCGCCCCGGGAGGAGCGGGGAGCCCGGGGCGCGAATCGGCCGCCGCCCGCGCCGGCCAGCCGGCGCGACACCACCCGGGCGCAGGGTCCGGCGTGCGGAACGGCCTGGTGCGCACCCGCACCATCCGCTCGAACACCCAACGGGCGCTTGCCCGGCTGCGCGAGGACCGGGGCGCCGCCACCGCCGAGTACATCGTCGCCACCATGGCGGCGGTCGGGTTCGCGGGGCTGCTCATCGTGATCCTGCGCGGCGACGAGGTGCGCGGCATCCTCACCGAGTTGGTGCGCAGTGCGCTCACGGTGGGGTGA
- the topA gene encoding type I DNA topoisomerase — translation MPGTKKLVIVESPTKMKSIAAYLGDGYEVLSSVGHIRDLIEPKNLPPELKKGPLGKFSVDVDNGFEPYYVVSDAKKKTVSDLKRALKNADELLLATDEDREGEAIAWHLLQVLQPKVPVKRMVFHEITKDAIIAATNNTRDLDTALVDAQETRRILDRIYGYEISPVLWRKVGPGLSAGRVQSAATRLVVDRERERLAFVSAGYWDLLAQLAPGASAENGFQAKLVRLGGERIATGSDFDDTGKLKPKVVAATLDEASALALADALKVPGVPVTVTKVASKPYRRSPAAPFTTSTLQQEAARKLRFTARQTMSVAQSLYENGYITYMRTDSPSLSQQAITAARKQAASLYGPETVPASPRLYKGKSKNAQEAHEAIRPSGDTFRTPASLASSLRGNDFKLYDLIWKRTVASQMADATGSTASVTIAAGPTGQAAHPAAAEALAEFAASGTVITFRGFMLAYEESKDEERNASTDATESKLPPLEEGQSLTLVEVEAKGHETTPAARYTEASLVKKLEELGIGRPSTYASIISTITDRGYVTPRGQALVPNWIAFSVVRLLEEFFSDLVEYDFTAEMEDDLDRIAGGTADRVDWLTSFYFGSEKHRGLRQVVDNLGEIDAKSINSIHIVDDITLRIGKYGPYLEVVDPSAGPDVTPRRVNIPPDLAPDELTPAKARELVDAPVVTDRVIGVNPDNGKEIVAKDGRFGPYVTELEPPADTDGPGETVDPLTGEVTQLADAGATAAASATAAGAKPKRKAPAKKAAAAVKPRTASLFKSMDLATVDLDTALALLNLPRVVGIDPETQTEILAQNGKFGPYLKKGVDTRSLTSEDQIFEIDLAGAIDLYAQPKYGARRASSALKDFEEPDPESGKAIKIKDGRFGAYVTDGITNATIPKAESVEEVDYERAVQLLADKRAKGPAVKKAPAKKAAAKKAPAKKAAVKKAPAKKAGSTTTTAAKRAPAKKSGTSSATPGTAPRAERTPEQKAATAAKAAATRAATAAAKAAQAAKS, via the coding sequence GTGCCAGGCACTAAGAAGCTGGTCATTGTCGAGTCACCGACGAAGATGAAGTCGATCGCCGCCTATCTGGGCGACGGATACGAGGTTTTGTCGTCGGTCGGTCACATTCGAGACCTGATCGAGCCCAAGAATCTGCCGCCGGAGCTCAAGAAGGGCCCGCTGGGCAAATTCTCCGTCGACGTCGACAACGGCTTCGAACCGTACTACGTGGTCTCCGACGCCAAGAAGAAGACCGTCAGCGACCTCAAGCGAGCTCTGAAGAACGCCGATGAACTCCTCCTCGCAACTGATGAGGACCGCGAAGGCGAGGCCATCGCGTGGCACCTCCTCCAGGTTCTCCAGCCCAAGGTTCCGGTCAAGCGGATGGTGTTCCACGAGATCACCAAGGACGCCATCATCGCGGCCACCAACAACACCCGCGACCTCGACACCGCCCTCGTGGACGCGCAGGAGACCCGGCGCATCCTCGACCGTATCTACGGCTACGAGATCTCGCCCGTGCTCTGGCGCAAGGTGGGCCCCGGCCTCTCCGCCGGCCGGGTGCAGTCCGCCGCCACCCGCCTCGTCGTGGACCGCGAACGCGAACGCCTCGCCTTCGTCTCCGCCGGCTACTGGGACCTGTTGGCCCAGCTCGCCCCCGGTGCGTCTGCCGAGAACGGTTTCCAGGCCAAGCTCGTGCGCCTCGGCGGCGAACGCATCGCCACCGGCAGCGACTTCGACGACACCGGCAAGCTCAAGCCGAAGGTCGTCGCCGCGACGCTCGACGAGGCATCCGCCCTCGCCCTCGCTGACGCGCTCAAGGTGCCGGGTGTGCCAGTCACGGTCACCAAGGTGGCCTCCAAGCCCTACCGTCGCAGCCCCGCCGCGCCATTCACCACCTCCACGCTGCAGCAGGAGGCCGCGCGGAAGCTGCGTTTCACCGCCCGGCAGACCATGAGCGTGGCCCAGTCGCTGTACGAAAACGGCTACATCACGTATATGCGTACCGACTCGCCGTCGCTGTCGCAGCAGGCGATCACCGCCGCCCGCAAGCAGGCCGCGTCGCTGTACGGCCCCGAGACCGTGCCCGCGAGCCCGCGCCTGTACAAGGGCAAGAGCAAGAACGCCCAGGAGGCGCACGAGGCCATCCGCCCGTCGGGTGACACGTTCCGTACCCCGGCATCGCTGGCCAGCTCGCTGCGCGGCAACGACTTCAAGCTCTACGACCTGATCTGGAAGCGCACCGTCGCCAGCCAGATGGCCGATGCCACCGGATCGACCGCGTCGGTGACCATCGCCGCCGGCCCCACCGGCCAGGCCGCGCACCCCGCCGCGGCGGAGGCGCTCGCCGAGTTCGCCGCAAGCGGCACCGTGATCACCTTCCGCGGCTTCATGCTCGCCTACGAGGAGTCGAAGGACGAGGAACGCAACGCGTCCACCGACGCCACCGAGTCGAAGCTGCCGCCGCTGGAGGAGGGCCAGTCCCTCACCCTCGTCGAGGTGGAGGCCAAGGGCCACGAGACCACCCCGGCCGCCCGGTACACCGAGGCCAGCCTGGTGAAGAAGCTCGAAGAGCTCGGCATCGGCCGCCCGTCCACGTACGCGTCGATCATCTCCACCATCACCGACCGCGGCTACGTCACCCCGCGCGGCCAGGCTCTGGTGCCCAACTGGATCGCCTTCTCCGTGGTGCGGCTGCTCGAGGAGTTCTTCTCCGACCTGGTGGAATACGACTTCACCGCCGAGATGGAAGACGACCTCGACCGCATCGCCGGCGGCACCGCCGACCGGGTCGACTGGCTGACCAGCTTCTACTTCGGGTCCGAAAAGCACCGCGGGCTCCGTCAGGTGGTCGACAACCTCGGTGAGATCGACGCCAAGTCGATCAACTCGATCCACATCGTCGACGACATCACCCTGCGCATCGGCAAGTACGGCCCCTACCTCGAGGTCGTCGACCCGAGCGCGGGCCCGGATGTCACGCCCCGCCGGGTGAACATCCCGCCGGACCTGGCACCCGACGAACTCACCCCGGCCAAGGCCCGTGAGCTCGTCGACGCCCCGGTCGTGACCGACCGCGTCATCGGCGTCAACCCCGACAACGGCAAGGAGATCGTCGCCAAGGACGGCCGGTTCGGCCCCTACGTGACCGAGCTCGAGCCGCCGGCCGACACCGACGGCCCCGGCGAAACCGTGGACCCGCTCACCGGCGAGGTCACCCAGCTGGCCGACGCCGGCGCTACGGCCGCCGCATCCGCTACCGCCGCCGGCGCCAAGCCCAAGCGCAAGGCCCCGGCCAAGAAGGCCGCCGCCGCGGTGAAGCCGCGCACGGCGTCGCTGTTCAAGTCGATGGACCTGGCCACGGTCGACCTCGATACCGCGCTGGCGCTGCTCAACCTGCCGCGCGTGGTGGGTATCGACCCGGAAACCCAGACCGAGATCCTCGCCCAGAACGGCAAGTTCGGCCCGTACCTGAAGAAGGGTGTCGACACCCGCTCGCTCACCAGCGAAGACCAGATCTTCGAGATCGACCTCGCCGGCGCCATCGACCTGTACGCGCAGCCCAAGTACGGCGCCCGCCGTGCCTCCAGCGCGCTCAAGGACTTCGAAGAGCCCGACCCGGAGAGCGGCAAGGCCATCAAGATCAAGGACGGCCGGTTCGGCGCCTACGTGACCGATGGCATCACCAACGCCACCATCCCCAAGGCCGAGAGCGTGGAAGAGGTCGACTACGAGCGGGCCGTGCAACTGCTCGCCGACAAGCGGGCCAAGGGCCCCGCGGTGAAGAAGGCTCCGGCCAAGAAGGCGGCCGCGAAGAAGGCGCCCGCCAAGAAGGCCGCCGTGAAGAAGGCTCCGGCGAAGAAGGCCGGCAGCACCACCACGACGGCCGCCAAGCGGGCACCCGCCAAGAAGTCCGGCACGTCATCCGCGACGCCCGGCACCGCGCCGCGCGCCGAACGCACGCCGGAACAGAAGGCCGCCACCGCCGCGAAGGCAGCGGCCACCCGGGCGGCCACCGCGGCCGCGAAGGCGGCCCAGGCCGCGAAGTCGTGA
- a CDS encoding helix-turn-helix transcriptional regulator, protein MNAYRQAEWDASGTYPSTVTAPYLMGTGVVTGDDGHSRPISPPHSHPDAMLAWCYRGTVWVYLHDAMWQLAPGQGVWIPAHTPHTARHERDSTGCYTYIPDTALINPVTTITRVLVPRAVQEMLLHLGINDMDDGLRVRTQAVLIEMLQQPAPEAAEQWRAVPLPADDRVRALVQAVLADPGDTRTARELILAHGLHERTVLRVFTTDIGISFGKWRTGVRMTQAARQIVDGTPIGAAAQRCGYATTSAFSAAFKQRFGMTPRQHVARVQSDSAHQLYWR, encoded by the coding sequence ATGAACGCGTATCGGCAGGCCGAGTGGGACGCCAGCGGGACGTATCCGTCCACGGTGACCGCGCCCTACCTGATGGGCACCGGAGTTGTCACCGGAGACGACGGTCACTCCCGGCCGATCTCCCCACCGCACAGCCACCCCGACGCCATGCTCGCGTGGTGCTACCGCGGCACGGTGTGGGTGTATCTGCACGACGCGATGTGGCAGCTCGCCCCGGGCCAGGGCGTCTGGATTCCAGCGCACACCCCGCACACCGCCCGGCACGAGCGCGATTCGACGGGGTGCTACACCTACATCCCCGACACCGCTCTGATCAACCCGGTCACAACGATCACCCGGGTGCTCGTGCCGCGCGCCGTGCAGGAGATGCTGTTGCACCTCGGGATCAACGATATGGACGACGGGCTGCGCGTGCGCACGCAAGCGGTGCTCATCGAGATGCTCCAGCAACCCGCGCCGGAGGCTGCAGAGCAGTGGAGAGCAGTGCCACTGCCTGCCGACGACCGGGTGCGCGCGCTCGTGCAGGCCGTGCTCGCCGACCCGGGTGACACCCGCACCGCCCGCGAGCTGATCCTGGCCCACGGCCTGCACGAACGAACGGTGCTGCGCGTCTTCACCACAGACATCGGAATCAGCTTCGGAAAGTGGCGCACCGGCGTGCGCATGACCCAGGCTGCCCGGCAGATCGTGGACGGCACCCCCATCGGTGCCGCCGCGCAGAGGTGCGGCTACGCCACCACCAGCGCCTTCTCGGCCGCGTTCAAGCAACGGTTCGGTATGACCCCGCGGCAGCATGTGGCGCGGGTGCAGAGCGACTCCGCCCACCAGCTGTACTGGCGCTGA
- a CDS encoding TadE family type IV pilus minor pilin: protein MRSRWGDADRGSVTAEFAALLPAILLLLGCCLGAVQVVGQQVRLADAAGSAARLLARGEASGAAAGMVAGLGLNATLAVEHQGEFVCAQLRAVSVFGPFAAAGLTFGARSCALAGGP, encoded by the coding sequence GTGCGCTCACGGTGGGGTGACGCTGACCGCGGCAGCGTCACGGCCGAGTTCGCCGCATTGCTGCCGGCCATACTGCTCCTGCTGGGCTGCTGCCTCGGCGCCGTGCAGGTGGTCGGCCAGCAGGTGCGGTTGGCGGATGCCGCGGGGTCGGCGGCCCGGCTGCTCGCCCGCGGGGAGGCCTCGGGTGCGGCCGCGGGGATGGTGGCCGGTCTTGGCCTGAATGCCACACTCGCGGTGGAGCATCAGGGCGAGTTCGTCTGTGCCCAACTCCGCGCCGTGAGCGTTTTCGGGCCGTTCGCCGCCGCGGGGCTCACCTTCGGGGCGCGATCCTGCGCTCTGGCGGGCGGCCCATGA
- a CDS encoding alpha/beta hydrolase has translation MSKRTRVFTTMAAALALTLGLTGCVPWFLPQPAPSTSTPTGENVEGDLAPFYGQVLAWTDCEDGMQCTTATAPLDWDDPAAGSVDLALVRHPATGERIGSLLVNPGGPGGSGYDFVKDSVDYATDAALQARFDIVGFDPRGVGKSSAVACYDPAQMDQYLYGLTTAERGSDAWIQEQEASAAGFAAACQDKTGALLGEVDTKSAARDLDLLRAVLGDKQLNYLGFSYGTFLGATYAELYPDKVGRLVLDGALDPSTSNFEVTSTQAKGFESALRAYLTDCLAGSDCPFDGTVDDAMATISALLASVDASPITASDGRQLGANSLLTAIIYPLYQATAWSYLSDMFEGVLQGSADGAMQFADAYNGRNADGTYLDNSTEAFMAINCVDYAYNADPASMRAEAAEIETIAPTIGKYMAYGDISCAAWPYTFTGERQEIHASGAAPILVVGTTNDPATPYVWAQNLAAQLDSGQLVTYEGEGHTAYNKSNSCVNDAVDNYLIDGTVPATDPMC, from the coding sequence GTGAGCAAGCGCACACGCGTATTCACGACCATGGCGGCCGCGCTGGCGCTCACGCTCGGACTGACCGGCTGCGTGCCGTGGTTCCTGCCGCAACCGGCCCCGTCCACCTCCACTCCCACCGGGGAGAACGTGGAGGGCGACCTCGCCCCCTTCTACGGCCAGGTGTTGGCGTGGACCGACTGTGAGGACGGCATGCAGTGCACCACCGCGACCGCGCCGCTGGATTGGGACGACCCGGCCGCCGGCTCGGTCGACCTGGCGCTGGTGCGGCACCCCGCCACGGGTGAGCGGATCGGCTCCCTGCTGGTCAACCCCGGCGGCCCGGGCGGCTCCGGCTACGACTTCGTGAAGGACTCCGTGGACTACGCGACGGATGCCGCGCTGCAGGCCCGCTTCGACATCGTCGGTTTCGACCCGCGTGGGGTCGGCAAGTCCTCGGCCGTGGCCTGTTACGACCCGGCGCAGATGGACCAGTACCTCTACGGGCTCACCACCGCCGAGCGCGGAAGCGACGCCTGGATCCAGGAGCAGGAGGCCAGCGCCGCGGGCTTCGCGGCCGCTTGCCAGGACAAGACCGGCGCGTTGCTTGGCGAAGTCGACACCAAGAGCGCCGCCCGCGACCTCGACCTGCTCCGCGCCGTGCTCGGTGACAAGCAGCTCAACTACCTGGGCTTCTCCTACGGAACCTTCCTCGGTGCCACCTACGCGGAGCTGTACCCCGACAAGGTCGGTCGCCTCGTGCTCGACGGCGCGCTGGACCCGTCCACGAGTAACTTCGAGGTGACCAGCACCCAGGCCAAGGGCTTTGAGAGCGCGTTGCGGGCCTACCTCACCGACTGCCTGGCCGGCAGCGACTGCCCGTTCGATGGCACTGTCGATGACGCCATGGCCACCATCTCGGCCTTGCTCGCCTCGGTCGACGCCAGCCCCATCACCGCCTCGGACGGCCGCCAACTCGGCGCGAACTCGCTGCTCACCGCCATCATCTACCCGCTCTACCAGGCCACCGCGTGGAGCTACCTCAGCGACATGTTCGAGGGCGTCCTGCAGGGCAGTGCCGACGGCGCCATGCAGTTCGCGGATGCCTACAACGGCCGCAACGCCGACGGCACCTACCTGGACAACTCCACCGAGGCGTTCATGGCCATCAACTGCGTGGACTACGCCTACAACGCCGACCCGGCCAGCATGCGGGCCGAGGCCGCCGAGATCGAGACGATCGCCCCTACCATCGGTAAGTACATGGCCTACGGCGACATCTCCTGCGCGGCGTGGCCGTACACCTTCACCGGGGAGCGCCAAGAGATCCACGCCAGCGGCGCCGCCCCGATCCTCGTCGTGGGCACCACCAACGACCCAGCCACCCCGTACGTGTGGGCGCAGAACCTCGCCGCGCAGCTGGACAGCGGCCAGCTGGTGACCTACGAGGGTGAGGGGCACACGGCGTACAACAAGTCGAACTCCTGCGTGAACGACGCCGTGGACAACTACCTCATCGACGGCACGGTGCCCGCGACCGACCCGATGTGCTGA
- a CDS encoding FecCD family ABC transporter permease: MRTEVSRSAELPAPPVTDADRGASTTVAPESDVPAIGAAPVRTARRVAGLVVMTCVLVCVTVASLAIGNRAIDPMTVLGALTGYDDANPLHLMVLELRVPRTILGILVGAALAVCGGLIQAFTRNPLADPGILGVNAGASLAVTFAVGVLGLTTPGAYVPFALAGALALTLLVYTLGNVGSNGATPMKLTLAGIALGAACTGFTTAIVLHDLGTLQVMRFWGVGSIGGRTLDQLAWALPLIASGLLIGLVCARSLNALALGDDLAQSLGARVRATRLWVIIAVTLLAGTSVAAAGPIAFVGIMIPHVVRWFTGPDQRWVLVYSMVVGPVFLLLADILGRVVLPSGELRVGIVTGILGAPVLIALVRRKQVSGL, encoded by the coding sequence GTGAGAACCGAGGTGTCCCGGTCGGCCGAGCTGCCGGCGCCGCCGGTGACGGATGCCGACCGCGGCGCCTCGACCACCGTCGCGCCGGAGAGCGATGTCCCGGCCATCGGGGCGGCACCGGTGCGCACCGCCAGGCGCGTTGCCGGATTGGTCGTCATGACGTGCGTGCTGGTGTGCGTCACCGTCGCGTCCCTGGCGATCGGCAACCGGGCGATCGACCCGATGACCGTGCTGGGCGCGCTCACCGGCTACGACGACGCAAACCCGCTGCACCTGATGGTGCTCGAGCTGCGGGTTCCCCGCACCATCCTGGGTATCCTGGTGGGCGCCGCGTTGGCGGTCTGCGGTGGCCTCATCCAGGCTTTCACCCGCAACCCGCTCGCCGACCCGGGCATCCTGGGGGTCAACGCCGGCGCTTCCCTCGCCGTCACCTTCGCGGTGGGCGTGCTCGGCCTCACGACACCGGGCGCCTACGTACCGTTCGCGCTAGCGGGCGCGCTCGCCCTGACGCTGCTCGTGTACACGCTCGGCAACGTCGGGTCGAACGGCGCGACCCCGATGAAGCTCACCCTGGCCGGAATCGCTCTCGGCGCCGCGTGCACCGGCTTCACCACCGCGATCGTGCTGCACGACCTGGGCACACTGCAGGTCATGCGGTTCTGGGGAGTGGGCTCCATCGGCGGTCGTACGCTCGACCAGCTCGCCTGGGCACTGCCGTTGATCGCCTCGGGTCTGCTCATCGGCCTCGTCTGTGCCCGGTCTCTCAACGCGCTGGCCCTCGGCGACGATCTCGCCCAGTCCCTCGGCGCCCGGGTGCGAGCCACCCGGCTCTGGGTGATCATCGCCGTCACCCTTCTGGCAGGCACGAGTGTGGCCGCTGCCGGCCCGATTGCGTTCGTGGGCATCATGATTCCGCACGTCGTGCGCTGGTTCACCGGCCCCGACCAGCGCTGGGTGCTGGTCTACTCGATGGTCGTCGGGCCGGTCTTCCTGCTGCTCGCGGACATCCTGGGCCGCGTGGTACTGCCCAGCGGTGAACTGCGCGTGGGCATCGTCACCGGAATCCTCGGCGCCCCGGTGCTCATCGCGCTCGTGCGCCGCAAGCAGGTGAGTGGGCTGTGA